From Blastocatellia bacterium:
CGCGGACCGCGACAAACTCATCAAAGCGTTTGGTCGCATCCTTCAGCTCGATCACGTTCATCCGTTATCCTCCAAGGGGTGGTCAGTCAGCTTGAATGAAGCCCGCAAGACGCGAGGGGAGCCAATCGTCTGACACATGCGAGATGCTTGAGCCGCCGACGTGCCTTCACACTTCGTTGGTGTCGCGGCTGGCCTGTCGGGCGCGAATCTTTTTTTCGTACTCGTCGAAATTGCGCGTCGTGTGCTCGGTGACGCTGCCGACGGACGAAGGCGGCGCGCTAAGTTGCGGCGGCGTGAATTCCTTCGCCGCATCCGTGCGCGAAGACGGCGCGCCCGCCGCGCTCGCCGGGTGGTAATAAATCTTCACCAGCCGGATCAGCAACCACACCAGCAGCGCGTCAATGCCGAGCCCCACGAGCGGGCCGAGAATCATCACCGGCAAGAACTCGCCCGGCGGGATGTTGCGCATCGCCATGTCCGAGGCCATGGCGAGCGGACCGATGATGCCAACCGTTGAAATGATGCCGATGATGAGTAGAAACGTGATGGTCAAGGCCATCGGGAATTTTCCCTGCACGGTCGCCTCTGCCGGCCCATTCAGATTCGCGCCGCACTGCTTGCAATACCGCAGCCCTTGAATTGATTCGGCGCCGCAATTTGGACAATACATATTCACCCCATCGATTGCCGAACATTCGGGCTATTGCTGCTCTCTGGCATCGCGGTATGCCGCTTCAAAATTGCGCGTCGTGTGCTCGGTGACGCTGCGGAAGGCCGGCGGCGGCGCGGCGACCTGCTGCGGGTTGGGCGCGCTCACACGCCCCGACTGTCGCCGGGCGCTGCTGTCCTGTTCCATCAGCTTGATCAACCGCGACAGCTGCCGGATCAGCATCCCGGCAATCAGCACGACCGCGGGCGAGCCAAACAAGTAGAGCGGCACGACGATCTCTTTGGGCGCCTGGAGAACGGTCAGCGGCACCGCAAGGCCGAACAACGTCAGCAGCGACACCAGGCTGAAGACCGCCACCGCCCAGAAGACGCCGGCCAGCCTTTTGCCGCTCATTCCCGGCGCTTCGCTCTTCTCGATGTCCCAGCCGTGTTCGGTCTGGCGGACGCGCTCGAAGTCAACGCCCGGCGTCGGCTGATACAGATTGCCGCCACAGCGCGTGCAATAGCGCAGCCCGGTCGTGTTGGCCGCGTCGCAGGTTGGACAATTCATGGCCGCCTCCAATTCACTTCGTAACCTTTTTTACAATCACCGCCGAAGCCATCGGCTATTCGCGGGCGTGCAGCTTGTCATAGATGCCCGGCTCGAAGTTGCGCGTCGTATGCTCGGTGACGCTGCCGACGGACGAGGGCGGCGCCGGCAACTGAACGAGCGGCGGCGCGGCGTGAATCGCCTTGTCGTTTTTAGCCGGCTGCCCCTGCGGTCGCGGCGCAACCAGATGGCCGAACAAACGCATGAGCATGGCAACGACGCCGGTGATGGTCAGCGTGCCGAAGATCAGCATCACGATGGCTACAGGTGTCGCGTTACCGGTGACGATCTCGCCGGGAAACCTCTGCCGCATCAGATCAAAGGCATGGGTAAAAACAATCCCTAGCCCGCCGAGCGTAATCGCCACGGTCGCCAGTGCCAGGGGCCAGGCGGCTACCGTCACTTTCGGAGCGGCGGGCGGCGCGGGCGCTTGCGGGGTTGGGGCTTCCAGGAGATTGGTGCCGCACTGTTTGCAGTATCTCAAGCCGTAAACGTGCTCAGCGGCGCAATTCGGACAAAACATGATGCCTCCGTGTCTGGCGGCCCGAGAACCTTGGCCGCTTATTTTCTTCGTTTGCATTATAACTGATTCTACGGAAGAACTCAGTTGGACTACGACGCACGGCGCTGACAGGTTCAGCCGACCTTTCCCCATTGCCATTTGCATTCGCCGGGTGCTAGATTGAAAGTCACTGTCATACTTCGATTTTTCGTCCGGAGGTCAACATCATGTCACAACCTGCGACCGCTTCTGAAACCGCGCCGCGCGCGCTCACTTCATTAACCGACGAAGAGCAATTATTCCGCCAGTCGGTCGGCGAATTTGCCACCAGCCAGCTGCGCCCGCTCGCCGCCGAGATGGACGAGCAGGGCAAGTTCTCGGCTGACCTCATCAAGCAGTTTTTCGACCTCGGCTTAATGGGCATCGCCATCCCCGAACAGTACGGCGGCCAGGGCGGCAACTTCTTCACCTCGATCATCGCCGTCGAAGAGTTGTCACGCGCCGACGCGTCGGCGGGCGTCATCGTTGACGTGCAGAACACCCTGGTCAACAACGCCCTGCTGATGTGGGCCAACGAAGACCAGAAGCGCCGCTACCTGCCGCGCCTGGCGACGGACACCGTCGGCGCTTACGCGCTCTCTGAGGCCGGTTCGGGCAGCGACGCCTTCGCGCTCGCGACAAAGGCCGAAGACAAAGGTGACCACTACCTGCTCAACGGGCGCAAGCTGTGGATCACCAACGGCGCCGAAGCCGGGCTGTTCATCGTCTTTGCCAACGTCGCGCCCGACAAAGGCTATCGCGGCATCACCGCTTTTCTGGTCGAGCGAGACTTCCCCGGTTTTTCGGTCGGCAAGAAAGAGAACAAGCTCGGCATCCGCGCCAGCTCGACTTGCGAGCTGATTCTGGAAGATTGCGCGGTTAAGAAAGAGAACATTCTCGGCGAAGTGGGGCGCGGCTATAAGATCGCCATCGAGACCTTGAACGAAGGGCGCATCGGCATCGGCGCGCAGATGGTCGGGCTGTCGGCGGGGGCGCTCGATTACGGCATCAACTATGTGAAAGAGCGCCGCCAGTTTGGCAAGGCGATTGGCGCATTTCAGGGCGTGCAGTTTCAGATCGCCCAGGTGGCCACCGAGCTTGAAGCGGCGCGCTTGATGGTCTACAACGCGGCGCGCATGAAAGACAGTGGCGAGAACTTCGTCATGCAGGCAGCGATGGCCAAGCTGTTTACCTCACAGGTCGCCGAGCGCGTCACCAGTCAGGTTGTCGAACTCTACGGCGGCTATGGCTACACGAAAGATTACCCGGCGGAGAAGTATTACCGCGATGCCAAGATCGGCAAGATTTACGAAGGCACCTCGAACATGCAGCTACAGACCATCGCCAAGCTGATCCTCGGCGACGTGTAAACCGAATCACCTTGCAACCCCGACGGCGCGCGGCCAAAGGCGGCGCGCCGTTGATCATTTCAGCGCAGCAGCGCGACGGGAAAGTCCTGGCCCTTTGACGAGCTGACCGGGTATTGCGCGACCGACTTGTACTTCTTTGACACCTCCGGCAACTGGTCTTCGATGTAGGCCAGCAAGCCGCGCACGGTGATGCTGCGATTGGCCGCGCCGACGACCGCTTCGCCTTTCAAGCCGTTTAACAGCACGTAGGTGAACAGGCCGTGATGCAGCTCATCGATCTCTGCCGCAAGCTGGCTCGCTCCTGACGCGGCGATGATGTGGACGCCGGCAGAGCGCGCCAGTTGCGCCAGACTCTTGCGGTCTTCGTAACCGCGGAACGACACCACCGCGCCGCCCGACCGGCAGGCGTCGAGTAACAGCAAAACCTTCTGCGAGCGAATCTTCACCAGCGCTTCATTGATCGCCGCCGACGAGATGCCGCCAGCGGTCAACTGCTCGTCGCGCTCGGGCTGCGTGATCTCGTGCGGGATGAAGTACCACTGATCGAGGCGGCTGTCGCCGTGGCCTGCGAAATAGATAATCACCACGTCTTCGGGCCGCGCCGTCTCGCTCAACCGCGCAAAGGCTTTGACGATGTTGGCGCGGCTGGCGTCGGCGTCGTACAGGCGAGTGATCTCGACTTCGCGGAACAATCGCCCGCCGCTCTGCTGAAAGTAAGCGGCGACGCCTTCGGCGTCCTGCACCGAGAAGTTCAAATTCAATGCCGGATTCTGATAGCGGCTGATGCCGACGACGAGCATGCGCAGCGCCGCCTGCTTTTCGGGCGCGGCCAGTTGCACGCTGATCTCGTCGGCGCGGCTTTCGGTGCGGTCGCGGCTGTAAGCGACGGCGCGCAGTGCGTTGCCGCCTTCGGCGAGCAAGACGCGGTAGGTCGCCGCCACCGTGCCGCGCGCCGCCGCCTTCAAGCCGCGATTGCCGGGATTGACGAGCTTGCCGTTCTGGTAGAGCCGCAAGTCTTCGGCGCCGCCGCCGGTGTCGCGCGCTTCGACCGTCACCTCGATCTCTTCGGCGGTGAAGCGCTCGTCTTTGCGCGGCGACGTGATGCGCACTTCGGGCGGCGTCGCGAAGCCCTTGGCGATGGTGTCCGCGGGCTTGGCGAGCGGTTCTTGCAAGGTCTGCGGCACGACCTGCGGCTTGAAGAAACGGTCGAAGAACTGGTCGAAGTCGAAGACCGTATCGGCCAATCGCCAGGCGACATACTGGCCGCCTTTGTCCGAGCCATCGTAATAGCCTTCCGGCGTGAAGGCGATCCAGTTGCCGTCCTTGAAAGCTAGCAAGGTGACTAAAGGCGTGCCGAGTTCGAGCGACCATATCTTCGTCGTCGTATCCCAGCTTCCCGACAACAGCCACTTACGGTCCGGGCTGAAGGCGAGCGACGAGACAGGGCTCGAATGGCCGGCGAGCGTGCGCACGAGGCTGCCGCTTGTCGTGTCCCACAGCTTGATGGTTTTATCGTAGCCGCCTGATGCCAGCAGCTTGCCGTCACCGCTGAAGGCCAGCGACAGCACGTCATAGGTGTGGCCTTCAGCCGTGCGCAGCAGCGCGCCGCTCGTGGCGTCCCACAGCTTGATCGTCTTATCGGCGCTGCCCGAAGCGATGACGCGGCCATCGGGGCTGAAGGCGACCGCATGCACCTGTGAGCCGTGACCATTGAGCGTGCGAATCAATGCGCCGCTCTCCGCGTCCCACTGCCGCACGGTCGTATCCACGCTGGCCGAGACAAGCTGGCGGCTATCGGGGCTAAAAGCGACCGACTCGACAAGACTGAAATGGCCGGTGAGCGTGCGCAGCAAGCGGCCCGAGGTCGCATCCCACAGCCGAATGCTGCGGTCTTCGCCGCCCGCCGCGATCCGTTTGCCGTCAGGGCTATAAGCGACCGAGCTGACCTCCGAGGTGTGGCCGGTGAGCGTGCGCAGCAGCTTGCCGGTTTCGACCTCCCAGAGCTTGACCGTCTTGTCCCAGCTTGCCGAAGCCAGGGTGCGGCCATCGGGGCTGAAGGCGACGGCGCTGACTTCCGACGCATGACCCGCGAGCGTCCGCACCAGGCGCACGTTCGGCGCGTCCCACAGCTTGACGGTCGCGCCGCTGGTTGCGGCAAGCGTGCGCCCGTCGGCGCTGTAAGC
This genomic window contains:
- a CDS encoding zinc ribbon domain-containing protein, yielding MYCPNCGAESIQGLRYCKQCGANLNGPAEATVQGKFPMALTITFLLIIGIISTVGIIGPLAMASDMAMRNIPPGEFLPVMILGPLVGLGIDALLVWLLIRLVKIYYHPASAAGAPSSRTDAAKEFTPPQLSAPPSSVGSVTEHTTRNFDEYEKKIRARQASRDTNEV
- a CDS encoding acyl-CoA dehydrogenase produces the protein MSQPATASETAPRALTSLTDEEQLFRQSVGEFATSQLRPLAAEMDEQGKFSADLIKQFFDLGLMGIAIPEQYGGQGGNFFTSIIAVEELSRADASAGVIVDVQNTLVNNALLMWANEDQKRRYLPRLATDTVGAYALSEAGSGSDAFALATKAEDKGDHYLLNGRKLWITNGAEAGLFIVFANVAPDKGYRGITAFLVERDFPGFSVGKKENKLGIRASSTCELILEDCAVKKENILGEVGRGYKIAIETLNEGRIGIGAQMVGLSAGALDYGINYVKERRQFGKAIGAFQGVQFQIAQVATELEAARLMVYNAARMKDSGENFVMQAAMAKLFTSQVAERVTSQVVELYGGYGYTKDYPAEKYYRDAKIGKIYEGTSNMQLQTIAKLILGDV
- a CDS encoding caspase family protein, which codes for MTKRGWRRAVGLFFMIAAIAALLAGDLAAQRQRRPPVRPPVRPPTPALQPPKPELVIQNGHFDNIRTVAFSPDGRLIASGGADQTIRLWEAGTGRLRRVLDGHFDDVAGLTFSPDGKTLASASLDKTVKLWEVETGKLLRTLTGHEAEVLAVAFSPDGRELASASGDANIIVWEVKSGDELLTIEARSAVRAVAFSPDGQMIAGTTDKTVRLWNTETGALVRTLEDHAAEVRAVAFSRDGKMIASASLDKTVKLWETESGKLLRTLTGHTSGAVSVAFHTDGKTLASGSQDKSVILWDSETGKPLRTFAGHAHPVSSIAFNNDGSIIAAANYRAVTLWETASGKPLRALEGRSSEVRRIAYSADGRTLAATSGATVKLWDAPNVRLVRTLAGHASEVSAVAFSPDGRTLASASWDKTVKLWEVETGKLLRTLTGHTSEVSSVAYSPDGKRIAAGGEDRSIRLWDATSGRLLRTLTGHFSLVESVAFSPDSRQLVSASVDTTVRQWDAESGALIRTLNGHGSQVHAVAFSPDGRVIASGSADKTIKLWDATSGALLRTAEGHTYDVLSLAFSGDGKLLASGGYDKTIKLWDTTSGSLVRTLAGHSSPVSSLAFSPDRKWLLSGSWDTTTKIWSLELGTPLVTLLAFKDGNWIAFTPEGYYDGSDKGGQYVAWRLADTVFDFDQFFDRFFKPQVVPQTLQEPLAKPADTIAKGFATPPEVRITSPRKDERFTAEEIEVTVEARDTGGGAEDLRLYQNGKLVNPGNRGLKAAARGTVAATYRVLLAEGGNALRAVAYSRDRTESRADEISVQLAAPEKQAALRMLVVGISRYQNPALNLNFSVQDAEGVAAYFQQSGGRLFREVEITRLYDADASRANIVKAFARLSETARPEDVVIIYFAGHGDSRLDQWYFIPHEITQPERDEQLTAGGISSAAINEALVKIRSQKVLLLLDACRSGGAVVSFRGYEDRKSLAQLARSAGVHIIAASGASQLAAEIDELHHGLFTYVLLNGLKGEAVVGAANRSITVRGLLAYIEDQLPEVSKKYKSVAQYPVSSSKGQDFPVALLR